From one Mya arenaria isolate MELC-2E11 chromosome 4, ASM2691426v1 genomic stretch:
- the LOC128232933 gene encoding uncharacterized protein LOC128232933 translates to MPDGDRRPGSCPDHECCGGHFLPPSEVIEKRLKGVELPPSDVLQRAHTDGSTDAALLSKECTLPVGEVNIWLEHLNNVAANRERGQAKAAETRSLKKKELRTETTPGGAATSTATTHRSSARSPNHSQAQSAPDNIMVDVSRFGRRRVPKRFDEYIM, encoded by the exons ATGCCTGACGGAGACAGAAGACCGGGAAGCTGTCCAGACCATGAGTGCTGTGGTGGTCACTTCCTCCCACCAAGCGAAGTCATTGAAAAAAGGCTTAAG GGAGTCGAGTTGCCACCCTCTGACGTTTTACAGAGGGCACATACAGATGGCAGTACAGATGCAGCCCTACTTAGTAAAGAGTGTACTTTACCAGTGGGAGAG GTTAACATTTGGTTGGAGCACCTCAACAATGTCGCTGCAAACAGAGAAAGGGGCCAGGCAAAGGCTGCAGAGACACGGTCTCTGAAAAAG AAAGAGTTGAGGACAGAGACAACTCCTGGTGGTGCTGCCACATCGACTGCGACTACCCATAGAAGTTCCGCTAGGAGCCCAAACCATAGCCAGGCTCAGAGTGCACCAGACA ATATCATGGTAGATGTTTCGAGGTTTGGACGGAGGAGGGTACCAAAAagatttgatgaatatattatgtaa